A DNA window from Candidatus Protochlamydia naegleriophila contains the following coding sequences:
- a CDS encoding lipid-A-disaccharide synthase N-terminal domain-containing protein codes for MDEWRTILYPLGFLSSIAFGARFIVQWLQSEKLQKSVVAPSFWYLSLLGNALLAIHSFVQIQYHICLVQVCNGVISWRNLNLMQSQERQTTFTTVMKLLGTAFILTSLAFLAQDYLLMREGHWFRTPTAPWQTQALPESSLFWHGLGTLSYLLFSSRFWIQWWLAEKAHSSQLPISFWWLSLIGAILSIVYFLHIQDMVNLIGPLIGIVPYIRNLMLIRKSKMA; via the coding sequence GTGGACGAGTGGCGAACCATTCTTTACCCTCTTGGATTTCTATCTTCTATCGCTTTTGGAGCACGCTTCATTGTGCAATGGCTGCAAAGCGAAAAACTGCAAAAAAGCGTAGTTGCCCCCTCTTTCTGGTATTTATCCTTGCTTGGAAATGCGCTCCTTGCCATCCACAGCTTCGTGCAAATTCAATACCATATTTGCTTAGTACAAGTGTGCAACGGCGTGATTTCATGGCGCAACCTCAATTTGATGCAATCTCAAGAGCGACAAACCACTTTTACAACTGTAATGAAGCTTCTAGGCACAGCGTTCATCCTAACCTCCCTTGCCTTCCTCGCTCAGGACTACCTTTTAATGCGCGAAGGACACTGGTTTCGCACCCCAACAGCTCCCTGGCAAACGCAAGCCTTACCAGAAAGCTCTCTATTTTGGCACGGACTCGGAACCCTTTCCTATCTTCTTTTTTCAAGCCGCTTTTGGATTCAATGGTGGCTGGCCGAAAAGGCGCACTCCAGCCAACTACCGATTAGTTTTTGGTGGCTAAGCCTCATCGGAGCCATTCTTTCCATCGTCTATTTCTTGCACATCCAGGATATGGTCAATCTAATCGGCCCCTTAATTGGAATCGTTCCCTACATCCGGAATTTAATGCTGATTCGAAAATCTAAAATGGCTTAA
- the lpxB gene encoding lipid-A-disaccharide synthase — MRKDCFIFAGESSGDLHGSRLLKALKNGPTFNSFRGIGGPLMRQEGLECLFKMESFQVMGFSDVIKALPSLWKHFYAIRNHILDTKPTCTILIDYPGFNLRLAKALRKGGYQGKIVQYICPTVWAHGKKRIEAMVSSLDLLLTIYPFESDLFAKTSLKATYIGNPLVETVQKHAYQPHWKQVLNIPEEQQLIAIFPGSRLGEIQRHTQHQLQVAYKLKEKYPSLGFAISCAHDDLYPILQEQIKKTPLEQGKDIHLVPRAYSYELMKECSMALAKSGTVTLELALHRKPSVVLYTLTALNYYIAKYWMRLNLPHYCIVNILGKKEIFPELIGRELDCDRLYENLDALLQKNSLYTSIEKECASIQQQLGTHSASSQASQAIQELFQC, encoded by the coding sequence ATGAGAAAAGATTGTTTTATTTTTGCTGGCGAAAGCAGCGGCGACTTGCATGGAAGCAGGCTCCTCAAAGCCTTAAAAAACGGCCCTACCTTTAACTCCTTTAGAGGAATCGGCGGCCCTCTCATGCGCCAAGAAGGACTTGAGTGTCTTTTTAAAATGGAGAGCTTCCAAGTCATGGGCTTTTCAGATGTCATCAAGGCGCTTCCCTCATTGTGGAAGCATTTTTACGCCATTCGCAACCACATCCTCGATACAAAGCCAACCTGCACCATTCTTATCGACTATCCAGGCTTTAATTTACGCTTAGCCAAAGCCCTTCGCAAAGGCGGGTATCAAGGCAAAATAGTTCAATACATTTGCCCGACTGTTTGGGCCCACGGCAAAAAGCGAATCGAAGCAATGGTCAGCTCTCTCGATCTCCTCCTAACAATCTACCCTTTCGAATCCGACTTATTTGCAAAAACATCCCTAAAAGCGACCTACATCGGCAACCCTCTTGTAGAAACCGTTCAAAAACACGCGTACCAGCCGCATTGGAAACAGGTGTTAAACATCCCTGAAGAACAGCAATTGATTGCCATTTTTCCAGGAAGCAGGCTCGGGGAAATTCAACGCCATACACAGCATCAACTGCAAGTCGCTTATAAACTCAAGGAAAAGTATCCAAGCCTTGGATTTGCCATCTCTTGTGCACACGATGACCTCTACCCCATTTTGCAAGAGCAAATTAAAAAAACACCTTTAGAACAAGGCAAAGACATTCACCTAGTCCCGCGAGCCTACAGCTACGAACTCATGAAGGAGTGCAGTATGGCATTAGCCAAGTCGGGAACGGTTACACTGGAACTTGCCCTCCACAGAAAACCAAGCGTCGTCCTTTACACTCTGACTGCTTTAAATTATTACATTGCCAAGTATTGGATGCGCCTCAACCTCCCTCACTACTGCATCGTCAATATTCTAGGAAAAAAAGAAATCTTTCCGGAATTGATTGGAAGAGAGCTCGACTGCGATCGGCTCTATGAGAATCTAGACGCTCTTTTACAGAAAAACTCGCTATACACGTCCATCGAAAAAGAGTGTGCAAGCATTCAACAACAACTTGGCACCCATTCAGCCTCGTCACAAGCCAGCCAAGCCATACAGGAGCTGTTTCAATGCTAA
- the plsX gene encoding phosphate acyltransferase PlsX produces MRIGVDLMGSESSPITLFEAVVQATQELSNVIFVVFVTADVANFIRGNHLFAPHLCKLHSRIELYLISDVIEMEDEPVIAMREKKNSSLVVGLRLLKRRHLKGFVSAGNTGALIVGATLSLPLLPGVKRPALLATLPTEQGDVAVIDVGGNVSCKAHHLVQFAHMGAAYQRCCKGIERPRVGLLNIGVESKKGTSEVRHAYQKLQALQAESAYSHMQFVGNVEGRGVFQGLADVLVTDGFTGNVLLKTSEGVACFLLEQLQGALEGISTEQKEAVLRYLRYEFDYEEYSGAIICGIDSVVVKCHGKSSIQAMFNGIQGAVSLVKNEFINQLKHELAVLHRQLDKN; encoded by the coding sequence TTGCGTATTGGGGTCGATCTTATGGGGAGCGAAAGCTCTCCTATTACGCTTTTTGAAGCCGTCGTGCAAGCAACGCAAGAGCTATCTAATGTAATTTTTGTCGTTTTTGTAACGGCAGACGTTGCTAATTTTATTAGAGGCAATCATCTCTTTGCCCCTCATCTTTGTAAACTTCACTCCCGCATCGAGCTTTATCTCATTTCAGATGTCATTGAAATGGAGGACGAGCCGGTTATTGCCATGCGTGAAAAAAAGAATTCTTCTTTGGTTGTAGGATTGCGCCTCCTGAAAAGACGCCACTTAAAAGGCTTTGTCTCGGCTGGTAATACAGGCGCACTCATTGTTGGTGCGACTCTTTCTTTACCGCTTCTGCCTGGAGTCAAGCGTCCGGCCTTGCTGGCTACTTTGCCGACAGAGCAAGGAGATGTGGCGGTCATCGATGTGGGTGGAAATGTTTCTTGCAAGGCGCACCATTTAGTGCAGTTTGCTCATATGGGAGCTGCCTACCAAAGGTGCTGTAAGGGGATTGAACGTCCAAGAGTCGGTCTGCTCAATATTGGCGTGGAATCCAAAAAGGGCACGTCAGAAGTCAGGCATGCCTATCAAAAATTGCAGGCACTTCAGGCTGAATCGGCCTATTCTCATATGCAGTTTGTTGGCAATGTGGAAGGGCGTGGCGTTTTCCAAGGATTGGCAGACGTCCTTGTGACCGATGGATTTACGGGAAATGTGCTTCTAAAAACGTCTGAAGGAGTGGCTTGTTTTCTCCTTGAGCAGCTTCAGGGCGCGCTAGAAGGTATTTCAACAGAGCAGAAAGAAGCTGTCTTGCGTTATTTGCGCTATGAATTTGATTATGAGGAGTATAGCGGAGCCATTATTTGCGGGATCGATTCGGTTGTGGTTAAATGTCACGGCAAATCTTCGATTCAAGCGATGTTTAACGGCATTCAAGGGGCGGTTTCTTTAGTGAAAAACGAATTTATCAACCAGCTCAAGCATGAGCTTGCCGTCTTACACCGTCAATTAGATAAGAATTAA
- a CDS encoding Rne/Rng family ribonuclease yields MHEILLNIESKETRYALLKNGDLRDLIVERKKERQLTGNIYRGRVRNILHNIQSAFIDINEGENGFIHISDIIENTKKFEQLFDMDFDLDYDIKTLNEKEQQNLDIEQLMKPDQPVLVQVVKEPIGSKGARLTSNVSIAGRYLVLLPNSSHRGVSRKIEDRVARERLKKLIRAFEMPQDMGLICRTASASATQEMLIAEAHDLLHNWQNIMENFKKASEPTLLYAESDLIKRAVITAIDKRYDRILVDDYATYQTCKRLYSRYSSEHPLRIEYYRDKVPMFERFNVEREIEKTLRRKIWLPSGGYLFFDRTEAMYTIDVNSGRSSNNKTDVEESLVRINLEAAEEIARQLRLRNIGGLIICDFIDMRLRKNQRRVLERLKDCMKEDSAKCTILGMSEFGLVEMTRQRNRGSLLQTIFTGCPYCAGSGVIKSHESLSIEIERAFKKIIACHEQFALKLVVHPELDRYLNVIDKQYLFKLATDFNAHLSCEVDDRLHLNEFHFYSTITNKRIEV; encoded by the coding sequence ATGCACGAAATTTTACTCAATATCGAATCGAAAGAGACGCGCTACGCCCTGCTTAAAAATGGCGACTTGCGAGATCTCATCGTCGAGCGCAAAAAAGAACGGCAGCTGACCGGTAATATTTACCGCGGCCGCGTAAGAAACATTCTTCATAACATTCAATCTGCCTTCATCGACATCAATGAAGGGGAAAATGGATTCATTCATATTTCCGACATCATTGAGAATACCAAAAAGTTTGAACAGCTTTTTGATATGGATTTTGATCTCGACTATGACATTAAAACCCTCAATGAGAAAGAGCAGCAAAATCTCGATATCGAACAACTAATGAAGCCCGATCAGCCGGTACTTGTTCAAGTCGTTAAGGAACCCATCGGTTCCAAAGGGGCACGCCTAACCTCTAATGTCTCGATTGCAGGCCGCTATTTGGTCTTACTACCAAATTCCTCCCATCGCGGCGTTTCCAGAAAAATTGAAGACCGGGTCGCTCGCGAACGCCTTAAAAAACTCATTCGCGCCTTTGAGATGCCCCAAGACATGGGATTGATTTGCCGTACGGCAAGTGCCAGTGCGACGCAAGAGATGCTAATAGCCGAAGCGCACGACCTCTTGCATAACTGGCAAAATATCATGGAAAATTTCAAGAAAGCATCGGAACCGACCCTTCTATATGCCGAATCCGACCTCATCAAACGCGCCGTTATCACAGCCATTGATAAACGCTACGACCGCATCCTGGTCGATGACTATGCCACCTATCAAACATGCAAACGCCTCTATAGCCGCTACTCGAGCGAGCACCCGCTGCGCATCGAATACTACCGCGATAAAGTGCCAATGTTTGAGCGCTTTAACGTCGAACGTGAAATAGAAAAGACTCTAAGACGGAAAATTTGGCTGCCAAGCGGCGGCTACCTCTTCTTCGATCGCACCGAAGCGATGTATACGATCGATGTTAACTCAGGAAGAAGCAGCAACAATAAAACCGATGTCGAAGAATCCTTAGTCCGGATCAACTTAGAAGCGGCTGAAGAAATTGCTCGCCAATTGCGTTTGCGCAACATTGGTGGTTTGATCATCTGCGACTTTATCGATATGCGCCTGCGCAAAAATCAAAGACGCGTTTTAGAGCGTCTAAAAGACTGCATGAAGGAAGATTCGGCCAAGTGCACCATTTTAGGCATGAGCGAATTTGGCTTGGTTGAAATGACTCGCCAACGCAACCGTGGATCGCTCCTCCAAACCATTTTTACAGGCTGCCCTTATTGCGCTGGTAGTGGGGTCATTAAATCGCATGAAAGCTTATCGATCGAAATTGAGCGGGCCTTTAAAAAGATCATCGCTTGCCACGAGCAATTTGCCCTCAAGCTGGTTGTTCATCCAGAGCTCGATCGCTACTTAAATGTCATCGACAAGCAGTATTTATTTAAGCTGGCCACCGATTTCAATGCCCACCTCTCATGCGAAGTCGATGACAGACTCCATCTCAACGAGTTTCACTTTTACTCGACGATCACTAATAAGCGCATTGAGGTCTAA
- a CDS encoding lysophospholipid acyltransferase family protein encodes MLKTLKQLWKNGIYTFLAFFIATVGKGAINALLWTCRWNVKGAEHFCKIASQEKCILMLWHNRLALTPFILYRFAPHFIYAAFISNSRDGELIGRMVRSYKAGRVIKVPHHSRHQALRELIRQVEESQSIVIITPDGPRGPRYEMKPGLALAAVETQANVVPLNWKASSYWEFKTWDKLRLPKPFSTIDVFFDPPVRLAKETLLDEGQTLLQNSLGKD; translated from the coding sequence ATGCTAAAAACTCTCAAACAGCTATGGAAGAATGGAATTTACACGTTTTTGGCATTTTTCATTGCTACAGTTGGAAAAGGAGCCATCAATGCCCTTTTATGGACTTGCCGCTGGAATGTCAAAGGAGCAGAACACTTCTGCAAGATCGCCTCTCAAGAAAAGTGCATTCTGATGCTTTGGCACAACCGCCTGGCTCTCACCCCTTTTATCCTGTATCGCTTCGCCCCCCACTTCATCTATGCCGCCTTCATCAGCAACAGTAGAGACGGAGAGCTCATCGGCCGCATGGTCCGCTCCTACAAAGCCGGAAGAGTCATAAAAGTTCCTCACCACTCACGCCATCAAGCCCTGCGCGAGCTCATTCGCCAAGTGGAAGAAAGCCAGTCTATTGTCATCATTACTCCAGATGGGCCACGCGGCCCTCGCTACGAGATGAAACCAGGACTTGCCCTCGCAGCCGTAGAAACTCAAGCCAACGTTGTCCCTCTCAACTGGAAAGCCTCTAGCTATTGGGAATTTAAAACATGGGATAAGCTGCGCCTCCCCAAACCCTTTAGCACCATTGACGTTTTCTTCGATCCTCCCGTCCGTCTTGCCAAAGAAACCCTTCTTGATGAGGGGCAAACACTCTTGCAAAATTCTTTAGGAAAGGATTAA
- a CDS encoding insulinase family protein: MKPHSFLHKLITSLTLGLTACQPFMHAAKAPQLLSQNLFSNERSSLPSPVSNRLSNGLIYTLVPTHQKNSHLTVKLGITMPPETDTMALALLIQHTLFHGTKELTRSMISEQLNQLGLDVDADNLVKTNELEHSIQVSLPAAQESDLTTILTLIQQIAFEPTLSPEAIERARLHLLQSELVTNDQSLEENQTERSLSHQIASITQEQVKTFYAKWYKPSIMNIAVSADNIAPAVEEQIEELFSSYQESQVEEDARVRLARLLNQPLSLSLEDTSQLNSQNETTNPLLQHVDFISQDNIYVVDGKIWMNPPNWINKSANGRLFGAALTALGIGSLLLTPIAPFALPVLVAMGSLSTVTGVYFMSCNYLKDPDYVSSKRKEDLAKGFEHAYRNHRAGVTLTPQERRYLFLQGMIHYPATLSKAPIVLLADLYDLTNPLLSELFLVEELSFLIQSKLYFTQNRNQYKILMDRLDQELLNMTAPYAAVRDNNLAHAQNLYYHNPFVTQKRSLQMLLEDNIELIEKAYQKHEISIEDRDQFIAEHKQAFQESLKDAYLAAGLAQAEATLMQMEHEALIAYDYQVAQCKLVMQYDLRMAQYKNGKQALILECDIALRNGLANFPLSLPSLPDFVDLR, translated from the coding sequence ATGAAGCCACATTCATTCCTGCACAAGCTTATCACTTCTTTGACCCTTGGCCTGACAGCATGCCAACCTTTTATGCATGCCGCCAAAGCGCCCCAGCTGCTATCTCAAAATCTCTTTTCAAACGAACGCTCTTCACTACCATCACCCGTATCTAACAGGCTCTCAAATGGGCTCATCTATACACTTGTACCTACCCACCAAAAGAACTCTCATTTGACTGTCAAATTAGGCATCACGATGCCACCAGAAACAGATACAATGGCACTCGCCCTACTGATCCAACACACCCTCTTTCATGGTACAAAAGAACTCACCCGCTCCATGATTAGCGAACAACTCAATCAGTTGGGATTAGATGTCGATGCAGATAACTTGGTTAAAACGAATGAGTTGGAACACAGCATCCAAGTTAGCCTTCCAGCAGCTCAAGAATCTGATTTAACAACCATTTTAACTTTGATCCAGCAGATCGCTTTTGAACCGACTCTTAGTCCAGAAGCTATCGAACGTGCTCGCCTCCACCTATTGCAAAGCGAATTAGTTACAAATGATCAAAGCTTGGAAGAAAATCAAACCGAACGCTCACTTAGCCATCAGATTGCCTCCATCACGCAAGAACAGGTCAAAACCTTTTATGCCAAATGGTACAAACCATCGATCATGAACATCGCCGTCTCTGCAGATAATATTGCCCCGGCTGTTGAAGAACAAATTGAAGAGCTTTTTTCCTCTTATCAAGAGTCTCAAGTAGAAGAAGATGCAAGAGTCAGGCTTGCTCGTTTGCTCAACCAGCCTTTAAGCCTAAGCTTGGAAGACACATCGCAACTCAACAGTCAAAATGAAACGACCAATCCCCTACTTCAACACGTCGACTTTATTTCTCAAGATAACATTTATGTCGTCGATGGAAAAATTTGGATGAATCCACCTAATTGGATCAATAAAAGCGCGAATGGACGCCTATTTGGAGCGGCCTTAACTGCCTTAGGCATCGGAAGCTTATTATTGACACCGATTGCTCCTTTCGCACTGCCTGTACTCGTTGCAATGGGAAGCCTCTCAACTGTGACAGGTGTCTACTTTATGTCGTGTAACTATTTAAAAGACCCAGACTATGTCTCTAGCAAAAGAAAAGAAGACCTTGCCAAAGGGTTCGAACATGCCTATCGCAACCACCGCGCTGGCGTTACTTTGACTCCGCAAGAAAGACGCTACCTATTCTTGCAAGGCATGATTCATTACCCAGCTACCTTATCTAAGGCTCCAATTGTTCTATTAGCAGATCTTTACGACCTGACTAATCCGCTGCTATCTGAGCTATTCCTTGTCGAAGAACTCAGCTTCTTGATCCAGTCCAAACTCTACTTTACGCAAAACCGCAACCAATACAAAATTTTGATGGACCGCCTCGATCAAGAGCTCTTAAACATGACCGCTCCTTATGCTGCTGTACGCGATAATAACCTGGCTCATGCTCAAAACTTGTACTATCACAATCCCTTCGTGACTCAAAAAAGAAGCTTACAAATGCTTTTGGAAGATAACATCGAGCTCATCGAAAAGGCATATCAAAAACATGAAATCTCTATCGAAGACCGAGATCAATTCATTGCCGAGCATAAGCAAGCCTTTCAAGAGAGTTTAAAGGATGCCTACTTGGCAGCCGGCCTAGCACAAGCAGAAGCAACTCTCATGCAAATGGAACATGAAGCCCTGATCGCTTATGATTATCAAGTGGCTCAATGCAAATTAGTCATGCAATATGACCTACGCATGGCTCAGTACAAAAACGGCAAACAAGCCCTCATCTTAGAGTGCGATATCGCCTTGAGAAATGGCTTAGCCAATTTCCCTCTTTCCCTTCCTTCCTTGCCAGATTTTGTCGATCTGCGTTAA
- a CDS encoding alpha/beta hydrolase family protein, producing MTTPRPNSILNPPHKGPPIYYRGPDLSEGPKPTVLFFALSAHSSLYEDPFNQPVLAWIDQGIRVFSWDLPHHGPGLNHHEAMHHWAEDFSHNPLFVADFIDICTHHVQYLIDQGHVEPDSLTVAGLSRGGFIATHLAAQDKRIATVLGFAPMTQAPHVEEFQYIVPANQEAVSLIHLVDRLTHIRLRFYIGNHDKRVSTNACYAFIHALTEKVYTSGVRSPAVELIIYPSIGFKGHGTPPAIFQAGAEWLKAQLNNL from the coding sequence ATGACCACGCCTCGACCTAACTCCATTTTAAATCCGCCTCATAAAGGACCTCCCATCTATTATCGAGGCCCCGATTTATCAGAAGGCCCCAAACCAACCGTCCTCTTTTTCGCCCTATCCGCTCACTCTAGCCTGTATGAAGATCCCTTCAACCAGCCCGTCTTAGCCTGGATCGATCAAGGCATTCGCGTTTTTTCATGGGATCTCCCTCATCACGGCCCTGGTTTAAATCACCATGAAGCTATGCATCACTGGGCAGAAGATTTTTCGCACAACCCCCTTTTTGTAGCCGATTTCATAGACATCTGCACCCACCACGTTCAATATTTAATCGATCAGGGACATGTTGAACCCGATTCGCTAACCGTAGCAGGCCTCTCAAGAGGCGGATTTATCGCGACTCATTTAGCTGCGCAAGACAAGCGCATTGCTACAGTACTCGGGTTTGCTCCCATGACACAAGCTCCACACGTGGAAGAATTTCAATACATCGTTCCGGCCAACCAAGAAGCTGTCAGCCTGATCCATCTAGTAGACCGACTCACACACATCCGCTTGCGCTTCTATATCGGCAATCACGACAAACGGGTCAGCACCAATGCTTGTTATGCCTTCATTCATGCCCTAACAGAGAAGGTTTACACAAGCGGCGTGCGTTCTCCTGCCGTCGAATTAATCATCTATCCTTCAATAGGCTTTAAAGGACACGGAACTCCCCCTGCTATTTTCCAAGCGGGAGCCGAGTGGCTTAAAGCTCAATTAAACAACTTGTGA
- a CDS encoding 1-acyl-sn-glycerol-3-phosphate acyltransferase, which produces MVKPVLNLTQYIEEGVMTPSLAVVIQDFHQSYLQAAKNSCSYEKAHQLFNQLFELVIQQIDNPYRFEIFHTSIRKPFDYYQFGLDFIRPLIDFSVSKIFGFESVEQIIKQLEKGENVILLANHQTEPDPQIISLLLENINESLASQMIFVAGHRVVSDPLAIPMSMGRNLLCIYSKKHIAHPPEKKAEKVSHNQRTMKKMSELLSAGGRCIYVAPSGGRDRQNSEGQIDISQFDPQSLEMFWLMAKHADHPTHFYPLSLKTYDLMPPPRQVEKELGEKRLAHFTPVHLAFGPEIDMDNFPGSENLDKKSKRNKRAEYIWEIVHQNYQLFTALDTPQKAPIFELREKARSSITGPCFA; this is translated from the coding sequence ATGGTTAAGCCGGTCCTAAATTTAACTCAATACATCGAAGAAGGCGTCATGACGCCTTCTTTAGCTGTTGTGATTCAAGACTTTCACCAAAGCTATTTACAAGCTGCCAAGAATTCCTGCTCTTATGAAAAAGCGCATCAGTTGTTCAATCAATTATTCGAACTCGTGATCCAACAAATCGACAATCCTTATCGCTTTGAGATTTTTCATACCAGCATTCGCAAGCCATTCGATTACTATCAATTCGGACTAGATTTTATCCGTCCCCTCATCGACTTTTCCGTTTCAAAGATTTTTGGCTTCGAGTCGGTTGAACAGATTATCAAACAACTAGAAAAGGGTGAAAATGTCATCTTGCTCGCCAACCACCAGACAGAGCCCGATCCGCAAATCATTAGCCTGCTGCTGGAAAACATCAACGAATCCCTCGCCTCGCAAATGATCTTTGTCGCTGGGCATCGCGTCGTCAGCGATCCGTTGGCCATCCCCATGAGCATGGGACGCAATCTCTTGTGCATCTACTCCAAGAAACACATCGCTCATCCCCCAGAAAAAAAGGCCGAAAAGGTGAGTCACAATCAGCGCACCATGAAAAAGATGAGCGAATTGCTGAGTGCGGGAGGGCGCTGCATTTACGTGGCCCCAAGTGGTGGAAGAGATCGTCAAAACAGCGAAGGACAAATCGATATCTCCCAGTTCGATCCACAAAGCCTAGAGATGTTTTGGCTGATGGCCAAGCATGCGGACCATCCAACTCACTTCTACCCCCTTTCCCTTAAGACCTACGACTTAATGCCTCCTCCAAGACAGGTAGAAAAAGAATTGGGAGAAAAGCGGCTCGCCCATTTTACACCCGTTCATCTAGCCTTCGGCCCAGAAATAGACATGGATAATTTTCCTGGAAGCGAAAATCTGGATAAGAAGTCCAAGCGTAATAAGCGTGCGGAATATATCTGGGAAATCGTGCATCAAAACTACCAACTCTTTACAGCCCTCGATACGCCGCAAAAGGCTCCCATTTTCGAATTAAGGGAAAAGGCTCGCTCCAGCATCACAGGCCCCTGCTTTGCTTAG
- the rpmF gene encoding 50S ribosomal protein L32, with product MAVPRNRMSNARKNSKRAHHAKKPKSLSVCSNCGTPRRPHYSCQACGTYANRTPAAQEA from the coding sequence ATGGCAGTGCCACGTAATCGTATGTCAAATGCACGTAAAAATTCAAAACGTGCTCACCACGCTAAAAAGCCGAAAAGCTTATCAGTTTGCAGTAACTGTGGAACGCCTCGTCGTCCGCATTACAGCTGCCAAGCTTGCGGAACTTACGCAAATCGTACTCCAGCTGCTCAGGAAGCTTAA
- a CDS encoding glycosyltransferase family 2 protein, with protein MSMYYSVVIPLKNEESNIIDLIAELEPVMNGLAKPWELICIDDGSTDQTRTVLKELAKQKPYLRPIFFKKNYGQSSAFEAGFKAAQGEFVITLDGDRQNDPADIPKLLAESTDCDLVCGIRLNRKDTWSKRLISKSANFVRSRLCGDGVQDTGCSLKIYRSTCLKQIKMYNGMHRFLPALFRIEGFTIKQVPVNHRERTQGKSNYNFLNRSLNTVADLWAVRWMRKRHLNYQIENDSSLT; from the coding sequence ATGTCTATGTATTATTCCGTTGTCATTCCTTTAAAAAACGAAGAAAGCAATATCATTGATCTAATCGCCGAATTAGAGCCAGTCATGAACGGACTCGCTAAACCCTGGGAACTCATTTGCATCGATGACGGTTCGACAGACCAAACACGCACTGTTTTAAAGGAACTAGCCAAGCAAAAACCCTACTTAAGGCCTATCTTCTTCAAAAAAAACTATGGACAGTCGAGTGCCTTTGAAGCCGGTTTCAAAGCAGCGCAAGGAGAATTTGTCATCACGCTCGATGGCGACAGGCAAAATGATCCAGCCGACATCCCCAAACTCCTCGCCGAAAGCACCGACTGCGACCTCGTCTGCGGGATCCGCCTAAACCGCAAAGATACCTGGAGCAAGCGACTCATCTCCAAAAGCGCCAATTTTGTCCGCAGCCGCCTATGCGGCGATGGCGTTCAAGACACAGGCTGTTCGCTTAAGATCTACCGCTCAACTTGCTTAAAGCAGATTAAAATGTACAACGGCATGCACCGCTTTTTACCGGCCTTATTCAGAATCGAAGGCTTCACCATTAAGCAAGTTCCGGTCAACCACCGCGAAAGAACTCAAGGCAAAAGCAACTACAATTTCTTGAATCGCTCCCTCAATACAGTCGCCGACTTGTGGGCCGTCCGTTGGATGAGGAAGCGCCATTTGAATTATCAAATCGAAAATGACTCTTCTTTGACTTAA